One Serpentinicella alkaliphila DNA segment encodes these proteins:
- a CDS encoding penicillin-binding transpeptidase domain-containing protein, whose product MIFKKLEDRYNVAILVFGIICIIILLRLMSIMIVRGEEYRIQAENSIFKTIPTSAPRFEIKDRYGRLLAGNRPSFAVHIMKNEIIDEKINEVALNVISILEKNGDRFIDDFPIVMSEKGDYVFTFDVKIQEWKDTYNIQEEYTAIEAFDILRKRYGIRLDLTMEDIVNNSELAIEVQQQLIAIPELSIPISRLTWKFTEQMRKEQWLQNYRITDLDIDAYEAFQIARNKTFKIPADYSDAEARKVMVVRDQLRRSGYLQYRPVKIAQDISEESVTQIEENIIKLPGVNIEIEPVRYYPEGKLGAHVLGNLGKISDQKEIDRYVRELGYLPTDIIGKTGVEQRFEEELKGTDGYRKVIVDSRGRLVNLIENVDAIPGGTLYLTLDANLQRVAEQTLEDVLKTIQVGGTYQTQWGTNRLQGTSGPMVNATSGSVVVTDVKTGEVLALANYPAYDPNLFATGISLEDWNKLIPENQRDPLAPRPLTNIALSTAIQPGSIYKMIVGLAGLEQGLSPEYKILDRGFIQVGGHSFGNWLWNQRRETMGYQGIHQAIADSNNYYFYSVANGYDYGVGRPLPIRMNMDILVEYSRKFGLNDMTGIEIDTPRERNPGIPNIQKKTEVVRGMLRSHLTAHLKQSDLDKEKIEVSDEVRLGIIKEIVSWTDENPARGEINRRLVNLGVKEDRANIFTDIIKYSYFAQARWSTADTMNFAIGQGEHAYTSLQMVNYMATLANGGNRYNLSLVRKVQKFEDKSVTVFEPILAEKIELKNPKNLDEINYGMHLTTTTGTAQTYFRNLPVKVAGKTGTAQRSGKIPPTDEVEYLKRHMGSFGVRLSDVEDLTLQLMIENRDNVKYQDRGNAMREAIKILNPKVNNNTLDQFKKDYDNYAWFTGFAPYDDPQIAISVLIFQGGSGGFASPIFREIVAEYMGLNSTSKEEFGLENRLVR is encoded by the coding sequence ATGATATTTAAAAAACTAGAGGACCGTTATAACGTAGCAATACTTGTATTTGGGATAATATGTATAATAATTCTTCTTAGATTAATGTCAATTATGATAGTTAGAGGAGAAGAATATAGAATTCAGGCTGAAAATAGTATTTTTAAAACAATTCCAACAAGTGCACCGCGGTTTGAAATAAAGGATAGATATGGCCGATTATTAGCAGGTAATAGGCCTAGTTTTGCTGTCCATATAATGAAAAATGAAATAATAGATGAAAAGATTAATGAAGTAGCATTAAATGTAATTAGCATTTTAGAAAAAAATGGTGATAGATTTATTGACGATTTCCCAATTGTTATGTCTGAAAAGGGTGATTATGTTTTTACTTTTGATGTTAAAATTCAGGAGTGGAAGGACACTTATAACATTCAGGAAGAGTACACAGCAATTGAGGCCTTTGATATTTTAAGAAAGAGGTATGGAATTCGTCTAGATTTAACTATGGAAGATATAGTTAATAACTCTGAACTGGCTATTGAAGTTCAGCAACAGCTTATTGCTATTCCTGAGTTAAGCATTCCTATTTCTAGACTGACATGGAAATTTACTGAACAAATGAGAAAAGAACAATGGCTTCAAAATTATAGAATAACTGATTTAGATATAGATGCCTACGAAGCCTTTCAAATAGCGAGAAATAAGACATTTAAAATACCTGCTGACTATAGTGATGCAGAGGCAAGAAAAGTCATGGTAGTTAGGGATCAATTAAGAAGGTCTGGATACTTACAATATAGACCTGTTAAAATAGCTCAAGATATATCTGAGGAGTCTGTAACACAGATTGAAGAAAACATAATAAAGCTACCAGGGGTAAATATAGAAATTGAACCAGTTAGATATTATCCGGAGGGTAAACTAGGGGCTCATGTTCTTGGTAACTTAGGTAAAATTTCAGATCAAAAAGAAATAGATCGTTATGTCCGGGAATTAGGATATCTACCGACAGATATCATTGGTAAAACTGGTGTTGAACAGAGATTTGAGGAAGAATTAAAAGGAACAGATGGTTATAGAAAAGTAATAGTTGACTCTAGGGGAAGGCTTGTAAATCTTATTGAAAATGTCGATGCTATTCCTGGAGGAACCTTATATTTAACACTTGATGCAAATTTACAGAGGGTAGCAGAACAGACCCTAGAGGATGTATTAAAAACAATACAGGTTGGTGGAACTTATCAAACCCAATGGGGGACAAATAGATTACAAGGTACAAGTGGACCTATGGTTAACGCAACTTCTGGTTCAGTAGTTGTTACTGATGTAAAAACAGGCGAGGTACTAGCTCTAGCAAATTACCCTGCTTATGATCCAAACTTATTTGCTACAGGAATTAGTTTAGAGGATTGGAATAAATTGATCCCAGAAAATCAGAGAGATCCCTTAGCACCTAGGCCTTTAACAAATATTGCCCTTAGTACTGCTATACAGCCAGGTTCTATATATAAAATGATTGTTGGACTTGCAGGACTTGAGCAAGGCCTAAGTCCTGAATATAAAATACTAGATAGAGGGTTTATTCAAGTTGGTGGACACTCCTTTGGTAACTGGCTATGGAATCAAAGACGAGAAACTATGGGTTATCAAGGTATACATCAGGCTATAGCAGACTCTAATAACTACTATTTTTACTCTGTTGCTAATGGATACGATTATGGTGTAGGGAGACCTTTACCAATAAGAATGAATATGGATATTTTAGTTGAATATTCTAGGAAATTTGGACTTAATGATATGACTGGAATTGAAATAGACACTCCAAGGGAAAGAAACCCTGGAATACCAAATATTCAAAAGAAGACAGAAGTGGTTAGGGGTATGTTAAGAAGTCACCTTACAGCACACTTAAAGCAATCAGATTTAGATAAAGAAAAGATTGAAGTATCTGATGAGGTTAGACTAGGCATTATTAAAGAAATCGTAAGTTGGACAGATGAAAACCCAGCTAGAGGAGAAATAAATAGAAGATTAGTAAACCTAGGAGTAAAAGAAGATAGGGCAAATATATTTACGGACATTATTAAATATAGCTATTTTGCTCAGGCTAGGTGGTCAACTGCTGACACTATGAACTTTGCCATTGGTCAAGGGGAGCATGCTTATACGTCCCTTCAAATGGTAAACTATATGGCTACTCTTGCAAATGGTGGGAATCGATATAATCTAAGTTTAGTAAGAAAAGTACAAAAATTTGAAGATAAGTCTGTTACGGTATTTGAACCTATACTAGCCGAAAAGATTGAACTGAAAAACCCAAAAAACCTTGATGAAATAAACTACGGTATGCACCTTACTACTACTACGGGAACAGCCCAAACATATTTTAGAAATCTTCCTGTTAAAGTAGCAGGTAAAACTGGTACAGCTCAGCGTTCTGGCAAGATACCTCCAACGGATGAAGTAGAGTATCTTAAAAGGCATATGGGTTCCTTTGGAGTTAGATTGAGTGATGTGGAAGATTTAACTTTACAATTAATGATTGAAAATAGAGACAATGTTAAGTATCAAGATAGAGGCAATGCAATGAGAGAAGCAATTAAAATCTTAAATCCTAAAGTAAATAATAATACACTGGATCAGTTCAAAAAAGATTATGATAACTATGCATGGTTTACAGGCTTTGCTCCATATGATGACCCACAAATAGCAATATCAGTTTTAATCTTTCAAGGTGGTTCTGGGGGATTTGCATCCCCAATATTTAGAGAAATTGTTGCTGAATACATGGGATTAAACTCTACAAGTAAAGAGGAATTTGGATTAGAAAACAGATTAGTTAGATAG
- the rsxE gene encoding electron transport complex subunit RsxE translates to MKFGRIFSKGILFDNPVFIQMLGMCPTLAVTNTAENALGMGLATTAVLLGSNVAISLLRKVVPANIRIPVFVVVIATFVTMIGMVLNAFVPALYSSLGIFIPLIVVNCLILARAESFASKNTAIGSLVDGLGMGLGFTIALVILGVVREIIGYGSIFGNSLFGESFQPATIIAMPPGAFLVLGLLLALFNKIMAKNVNEL, encoded by the coding sequence TTGAAATTTGGTAGAATTTTTTCTAAGGGGATTTTATTTGATAACCCTGTTTTTATACAAATGTTAGGTATGTGTCCTACTCTAGCTGTTACTAATACAGCAGAAAATGCATTAGGTATGGGACTTGCTACAACAGCAGTTCTATTAGGATCAAACGTAGCTATTTCTTTATTAAGAAAAGTTGTTCCAGCTAATATAAGAATACCTGTGTTCGTAGTAGTTATAGCTACTTTCGTTACAATGATAGGTATGGTATTAAATGCATTTGTACCTGCTTTATATTCTAGCTTAGGAATTTTTATCCCACTTATAGTTGTTAACTGTCTAATCTTAGCAAGAGCAGAGTCATTTGCATCTAAAAACACAGCTATTGGCTCTTTAGTAGATGGATTAGGTATGGGTCTTGGTTTTACAATAGCATTAGTTATATTAGGAGTTGTTAGAGAAATTATAGGTTATGGTTCAATCTTCGGAAACTCTTTATTTGGAGAATCGTTCCAACCTGCAACAATAATAGCTATGCCACCAGGGGCCTTTCTAGTGCTAGGATTATTATTGGCACTATTTAACAAAATAATGGCTAAAAACGTTAATGAGCTATAG
- a CDS encoding Maf family protein, with product MKIVLASASPRRKQLLETMGISFDVIVSDVDETIKDHSDPESIVKELAHRKAFAVMDKIKAPAIIIGADTIVVGDNILGKPRDDEDAKSMLKSLSGKTHRVMTGVSIIDNVNDYRVTHCEITKVFFKELSMNEIDGYIKTREHIDKAGAYAIQGKAALFVKKIEGDYNNVVGLPIYILGELLHKHFNLHLF from the coding sequence ATGAAAATTGTTCTTGCTTCTGCCTCTCCTAGACGTAAGCAATTATTAGAAACTATGGGCATAAGCTTTGATGTAATTGTAAGTGATGTTGATGAAACAATAAAGGATCATAGTGATCCAGAATCAATTGTTAAGGAATTAGCACATAGAAAGGCTTTTGCAGTTATGGATAAGATAAAAGCACCTGCTATTATAATTGGCGCAGACACTATAGTAGTAGGTGATAATATATTAGGTAAACCTAGAGATGACGAAGATGCAAAATCAATGCTAAAATCACTTTCTGGGAAGACTCATAGAGTTATGACAGGTGTATCTATTATTGATAATGTAAATGACTATAGAGTTACCCATTGTGAAATAACAAAAGTATTCTTTAAAGAATTATCAATGAATGAAATAGATGGATATATTAAAACTAGAGAGCATATCGATAAGGCTGGAGCTTATGCTATTCAAGGTAAGGCAGCCTTATTTGTAAAGAAAATCGAAGGTGATTATAATAATGTGGTTGGGCTACCAATCTATATACTAGGAGAATTGTTGCATAAGCATTTTAACCTTCATCTCTTTTAA
- a CDS encoding reverse transcriptase domain-containing protein, producing MKDLEQSQRKQTTKYLGRLEQVEVELRGNQGALSDVLGNSKRERENDGLVDTSDLLDRILARDNMLMAMKRVIANKGSHGVDGMRYDELRGFVVNHWLNIKTRLLEGKYIPSPVRRVEIPKPDGGTRLLGIPTVLDRMIQQAIARELNKIYEPTFSERSYGFRHAHMAISKAKEYINEGNRWVVDMDLEKFFGAPGKLGNSNW from the coding sequence TTGAAAGACTTAGAACAATCACAGAGAAAGCAGACAACTAAATATTTAGGTCGCCTTGAGCAAGTAGAAGTGGAACTTCGAGGTAATCAAGGGGCGCTGAGTGATGTCCTTGGAAACTCAAAGAGAGAAAGAGAAAACGATGGATTAGTTGATACTAGTGACCTACTCGATAGAATTCTAGCCAGAGATAATATGTTAATGGCTATGAAACGAGTAATTGCCAATAAAGGAAGTCATGGTGTTGACGGCATGAGATACGATGAACTTCGTGGATTTGTCGTCAATCATTGGCTGAATATAAAGACAAGGTTACTAGAAGGAAAGTATATTCCCTCCCCCGTTAGGAGAGTAGAAATACCGAAACCTGATGGAGGAACAAGATTACTAGGGATACCTACGGTGCTAGACCGAATGATACAACAGGCGATAGCACGAGAGCTTAACAAAATCTACGAACCAACCTTCTCAGAGCGTAGCTATGGATTCCGACATGCACATATGGCTATCTCAAAGGCAAAAGAATACATTAACGAAGGGAATCGTTGGGTCGTAGATATGGACTTGGAGAAGTTTTTCGGTGCGCCAGGAAAACTGGGCAATTCCAATTGGTGA
- a CDS encoding RnfABCDGE type electron transport complex subunit B: MNIENIIYPVVSLGGLGLLFGAGLAYASQKFAVEVDPRVTAIRDVLPGANCGGCGVPGCDGFAKAVVEGTCPVDGCPVGGPDCAKAVAEIMGVVVDATERKVAKVICNGTTHKCKEKYEYQGVEDCVAASLLAGGSKTCDYGCVGLGTCVRACQFDAIEIADGRIARIIPEKCTACNKCIEACPKSVIDMVPFEQAVIISCNNKETGKVVRPKCSVACIACKMCVKACPFEAIDFKDNLAFINYEKCTNCYVCVQKCPTKAIEGRLREEDKEITLENKDAQDENKEN, from the coding sequence ATGAATATAGAAAATATTATATATCCAGTTGTAAGTTTAGGTGGATTAGGTTTACTATTTGGGGCTGGCTTAGCATATGCTTCTCAAAAATTTGCTGTTGAGGTAGACCCTAGAGTTACTGCAATCCGTGATGTATTACCAGGAGCAAACTGCGGTGGTTGCGGGGTTCCAGGTTGTGATGGTTTCGCAAAAGCTGTTGTTGAAGGTACTTGTCCAGTTGATGGATGTCCTGTTGGGGGTCCAGACTGTGCAAAGGCAGTAGCTGAAATTATGGGAGTAGTTGTGGATGCTACAGAAAGAAAAGTAGCAAAAGTAATTTGTAACGGAACTACTCATAAATGTAAAGAGAAGTATGAATATCAAGGTGTTGAGGACTGTGTTGCTGCATCTTTATTAGCAGGCGGAAGCAAGACATGTGATTATGGTTGTGTTGGATTAGGAACTTGTGTAAGAGCCTGTCAGTTCGACGCTATCGAAATTGCAGATGGTAGAATCGCAAGAATTATACCAGAAAAATGTACTGCTTGTAATAAATGTATTGAAGCTTGTCCAAAAAGTGTAATTGATATGGTACCATTTGAGCAGGCAGTAATTATTTCTTGTAACAATAAAGAGACTGGTAAAGTCGTTAGACCAAAATGTAGTGTTGCATGTATTGCTTGTAAAATGTGCGTAAAAGCATGTCCTTTCGAAGCAATTGACTTTAAAGATAACCTAGCATTTATAAACTATGAAAAATGTACTAATTGCTATGTGTGTGTACAAAAATGTCCTACAAAAGCAATTGAAGGTAGATTAAGAGAAGAAGATAAAGAGATTACTCTAGAGAACAAAGATGCTCAAGATGAGAACAAAGAAAATTAA
- the radC gene encoding RadC family protein has translation MENEKYITTIKEMPRYERPREKMMKYGPRSLSNAELIAIILSTGTKDKTAIDLARSILCFSNEGIGFLANCSIEELSSLKGIGLAKSSQIIAAIELGKRISLSTRVNNYRIKGPEDVSNLLMEEMRHLKQEHFNIILLSTKNEVISVENISIGSLNASIVHPREVFLRAIKRSSASIILAHNHPSGDPQPSKEDILITKRLVESGKIIGIEVLDHVIMGDNNYCSLKERQLM, from the coding sequence ATGGAGAATGAAAAGTATATTACAACAATAAAAGAAATGCCTAGATATGAGAGACCCCGAGAAAAGATGATGAAGTATGGACCTAGGTCCTTATCAAATGCTGAGCTTATTGCAATTATCTTATCTACAGGTACAAAGGATAAAACTGCAATAGACTTGGCTAGGAGTATTCTTTGCTTTTCAAATGAAGGGATAGGATTTTTAGCAAACTGCTCAATAGAAGAGCTTAGTTCGTTAAAAGGAATTGGTCTAGCAAAATCCTCACAAATAATTGCTGCTATTGAGTTAGGAAAGCGTATATCCTTATCAACAAGAGTCAATAATTATAGAATAAAAGGACCTGAGGATGTTTCAAATCTACTAATGGAGGAAATGAGACATTTAAAACAGGAGCATTTTAACATTATATTGCTTAGTACAAAAAATGAAGTAATATCAGTGGAAAATATATCTATTGGTAGTTTGAATGCATCTATCGTTCACCCTAGGGAGGTATTTTTAAGAGCAATAAAAAGAAGCAGTGCTTCAATTATTCTTGCCCATAACCACCCTAGTGGAGATCCACAGCCTAGTAAGGAGGATATTCTAATTACTAAAAGATTAGTTGAATCTGGAAAAATAATTGGTATTGAAGTGTTGGATCATGTAATTATGGGGGATAATAACTATTGTAGCTTAAAAGAAAGACAATTGATGTAA
- a CDS encoding rod shape-determining protein encodes MGFFKFLSRDMGIDLGTANTLVYKRGKGIVLREPSVVAIQNDTKTVLAVGEEAKKMIGRTPGNIVAIRPMKDGVIADFDVTQSMLKYFIRKAYPRRTIIQPRVVVCVPSGVTEVEKKAVEDAALQAGARECYLIEEPMAAAIGAGLPVEEPTGSMVVDIGGGTTEVAIISLGGIVTARSIRIGGDELDEAIVQYIKKAYNLMIGERTAEEVKITVGSAYPKSVEQKMIIRGRDLVSGLPKTLEITSKEIMEALKEPVSHIVDAIKYTLEKTPPELAADIMEMGIVLTGGGALLDGLDRLVRKETGMPVQIAEEPLDCVVLGTGKAIEAIDTMKRVLIPKRLK; translated from the coding sequence ATGGGTTTTTTTAAATTTTTATCTCGTGATATGGGAATAGACTTAGGAACAGCTAACACTTTAGTTTATAAAAGAGGAAAAGGTATCGTATTAAGAGAGCCTTCTGTAGTTGCTATTCAAAATGATACTAAGACTGTTTTGGCTGTAGGTGAAGAAGCTAAAAAAATGATTGGTAGAACACCTGGAAATATAGTAGCTATAAGACCGATGAAAGATGGAGTTATTGCAGATTTTGACGTAACCCAAAGTATGTTAAAATATTTTATTAGAAAAGCATATCCAAGAAGAACCATTATTCAGCCTAGAGTTGTTGTTTGTGTTCCTTCTGGAGTTACAGAGGTGGAAAAAAAGGCAGTTGAAGATGCTGCGCTTCAAGCTGGAGCTAGAGAGTGCTATCTTATAGAAGAACCTATGGCTGCTGCAATCGGAGCAGGACTTCCAGTAGAGGAGCCTACGGGTAGCATGGTTGTTGATATAGGTGGTGGTACAACTGAGGTAGCAATTATTTCCTTAGGTGGTATTGTTACAGCTAGATCAATAAGAATTGGTGGGGACGAGTTAGACGAAGCTATTGTACAATATATTAAAAAAGCATATAATTTAATGATTGGTGAAAGAACTGCTGAAGAGGTAAAGATAACAGTTGGTTCTGCATACCCTAAATCTGTTGAACAAAAGATGATTATTAGGGGTAGAGATTTGGTTTCAGGACTACCTAAAACCTTAGAAATTACTTCTAAAGAAATTATGGAGGCTTTAAAAGAGCCAGTGAGCCACATAGTTGACGCAATTAAATATACTTTAGAAAAAACTCCTCCTGAGCTTGCAGCTGATATTATGGAGATGGGTATAGTATTAACTGGTGGTGGAGCTTTACTTGATGGTTTAGATAGACTAGTTAGAAAAGAGACTGGTATGCCAGTTCAAATAGCAGAAGAGCCATTAGATTGCGTTGTTTTAGGGACAGGAAAGGCAATTGAAGCAATAGATACAATGAAAAGGGTTTTGATACCGAAAAGACTTAAGTAG
- a CDS encoding Gx transporter family protein — protein sequence MKTRKIVYLALLTSIGLALHILEAQMPNPFIGIAPGAKLGLANIIGLITLTIFGFKCALTVNLLRCVIGGLATGAITSMFYSVSGALVSTTLMWLIYKYYSKYFSLVGVSVFGALGHNIAQLFVAATIINNPKIFVYLPIMTLTSIFTGVFIGITANYTVTKTNYIVKI from the coding sequence ATGAAGACAAGAAAAATTGTATATTTAGCTTTATTAACTTCAATCGGTTTAGCATTGCATATTTTAGAGGCTCAAATGCCAAATCCTTTCATTGGTATTGCACCTGGGGCAAAACTAGGACTAGCTAATATTATTGGTCTAATAACCTTAACTATTTTTGGATTTAAATGTGCCCTTACAGTAAATTTGCTTAGATGCGTAATAGGAGGTTTAGCTACTGGCGCAATTACATCTATGTTTTATAGCGTTTCAGGAGCACTTGTTAGTACAACTCTAATGTGGTTAATTTATAAATATTATAGTAAGTACTTTAGTTTAGTTGGTGTTAGTGTATTTGGAGCATTAGGACATAATATTGCACAGCTTTTTGTTGCGGCTACTATTATAAATAATCCAAAAATATTTGTCTATTTACCTATAATGACTCTTACAAGTATATTCACTGGTGTCTTTATAGGTATTACAGCAAATTACACTGTTACAAAAACTAATTATATAGTAAAAATTTAA
- a CDS encoding DUF4321 domain-containing protein, whose amino-acid sequence MSKQKSSLVLVVFIVTGVILGSLIGSFLGNMLPVLSYGPGPLGISNFNANLGIIHLNFTLLFDINVASLIGLLLAIGIFKRL is encoded by the coding sequence TTGAGTAAGCAAAAAAGCTCTTTAGTATTAGTGGTATTTATCGTTACTGGAGTTATTTTAGGTAGTCTTATTGGCTCTTTCCTAGGAAATATGTTACCAGTACTATCTTATGGTCCAGGACCTTTAGGTATCAGTAATTTTAATGCTAATCTAGGCATAATACATTTAAACTTCACTCTTTTATTTGATATTAATGTTGCGAGTTTGATAGGCTTACTATTGGCAATAGGAATATTTAAAAGACTGTAG
- the mreC gene encoding rod shape-determining protein MreC, which yields MAKDNKKNRSAIIVTSVVIALIIVVGITSNQRENLHFIEKWLGNVITPIQKSTTTGINFVRDAVNPVVNYSRIKRENDGLRSEVEDLREQIIKARLERDELEELRSLSYALNYVPKEENYRHIAANIVSKNPGNWFDTFVIDIGEENGVKLDSVVVSSNGLVGRVFEVGGNWSKVISIIDNNSSVSFQIMRNKNFKGIITGSVNYELSGYLFDPLAEVIVGDKLLTSGLGIYPSGILIGEVIEVSRTTDQLLKTITVEPSVNFKRLNKVLVYIPLN from the coding sequence ATGGCTAAAGATAATAAAAAGAATAGGTCGGCCATAATAGTGACATCTGTCGTTATTGCTCTTATAATAGTTGTAGGAATTACTTCAAACCAAAGGGAAAATTTACACTTTATTGAGAAGTGGTTAGGAAATGTTATAACTCCAATTCAAAAATCTACGACAACTGGTATAAATTTTGTGAGAGATGCAGTAAATCCAGTTGTAAACTATTCCAGAATTAAGCGTGAAAATGATGGGCTTAGATCAGAAGTTGAAGATTTAAGAGAACAAATCATTAAGGCTAGACTAGAAAGAGATGAACTTGAGGAATTAAGAAGCTTATCCTATGCATTAAACTACGTTCCTAAGGAGGAAAACTATAGGCATATTGCTGCCAATATAGTTAGTAAAAATCCTGGGAACTGGTTTGATACATTTGTTATTGATATTGGTGAAGAAAATGGAGTTAAACTTGATTCTGTTGTTGTTTCCTCTAATGGACTAGTGGGTAGAGTTTTCGAAGTTGGGGGAAACTGGTCGAAGGTAATATCTATAATAGATAATAATAGTTCAGTGAGCTTTCAAATAATGAGAAATAAAAATTTTAAAGGGATAATTACCGGAAGTGTAAATTACGAGTTATCAGGATATCTGTTTGATCCACTGGCGGAAGTAATTGTTGGGGACAAGCTTTTGACCTCTGGATTAGGTATATATCCATCGGGCATTTTGATTGGTGAAGTTATAGAGGTATCTAGAACAACAGACCAACTGTTAAAGACTATAACAGTTGAACCATCTGTTAATTTTAAAAGATTAAACAAAGTTTTAGTATATATTCCATTAAATTAA
- the mreD gene encoding rod shape-determining protein MreD has protein sequence MGTILAWLIVLLNFILQGTLFQYFSIFGVVPNTTLVIIVCFALFSDKNKGAIYGFVIGIMHDMLYGQALGVYALIYMLTGYFIGLINRKVFKDNLIISFFITAIATFFYILVNITLIYVLRHDIALSDLPILSIIIQVLYNSIISIFVYLYVFKLYKKRILKF, from the coding sequence ATGGGGACTATTTTGGCTTGGCTTATCGTTTTGCTAAATTTCATATTACAAGGCACTCTTTTTCAGTATTTTAGCATATTCGGAGTAGTACCAAATACTACTTTAGTTATTATAGTTTGCTTTGCTCTTTTTTCCGATAAAAATAAAGGTGCAATATATGGCTTTGTGATTGGTATAATGCATGATATGTTATATGGACAGGCCTTAGGTGTCTATGCCTTAATTTATATGCTAACTGGATATTTTATTGGCTTAATAAATCGAAAGGTGTTTAAGGATAACCTAATTATATCTTTCTTTATTACGGCCATAGCTACATTCTTTTATATATTGGTAAACATTACTCTAATATATGTGTTAAGACATGATATAGCATTATCAGATTTACCAATTTTATCTATTATTATTCAAGTTCTTTATAACTCTATTATTTCTATATTTGTCTATTTATATGTATTTAAATTGTATAAAAAAAGGATTTTAAAATTCTAG
- the rsxA gene encoding electron transport complex subunit RsxA yields MQTIFIILVSAILVNNFILSRFLGICPFLGVSKQVETAVGMGMAVTFVMTLASIMTWIVQRTILDNLGLEYMQTIAFILIIASLVQFVEMVIQKTSPVLYQSLGVFLPLITTNCAVLGLTILNIQLEYNLFYTIVHAIGAAVGFSLAIVLFAAIRERLETAGVPEVYKGFPVALITASLMSLAFLGFAGLV; encoded by the coding sequence ATACAAACTATATTTATAATATTAGTAAGTGCTATTTTAGTTAATAACTTTATATTATCTCGTTTCTTAGGTATTTGTCCGTTCCTAGGAGTTTCTAAACAAGTTGAAACTGCTGTTGGTATGGGTATGGCCGTAACATTCGTTATGACTTTAGCTTCAATTATGACTTGGATTGTTCAAAGAACAATTTTAGATAATCTAGGTTTAGAATATATGCAAACAATTGCATTCATTCTAATTATTGCATCACTTGTACAGTTCGTTGAGATGGTTATTCAAAAAACTAGCCCTGTTTTATATCAGTCATTAGGGGTTTTCCTTCCTCTAATTACTACAAACTGTGCGGTTCTAGGTTTAACAATTTTAAATATCCAATTAGAGTACAATTTATTTTATACAATAGTTCATGCTATTGGTGCTGCAGTAGGTTTCTCTTTAGCAATCGTTTTATTTGCAGCTATTAGAGAGAGACTTGAAACAGCAGGAGTACCTGAAGTTTATAAAGGATTTCCAGTTGCATTAATTACTGCAAGTTTAATGTCACTAGCTTTTCTAGGTTTCGCTGGACTTGTGTAG